In the Corynebacterium kroppenstedtii genome, one interval contains:
- the thrB gene encoding homoserine kinase, translated as MPHDIPVGRSVTVRVPASSANLGPGFDTLGLAVGLYDIVTVEVTPSGLTVDVQGEGAGEVPLDGTHLVVRAIREGLRAAHADVPGLAVSCENAIPQSRGLGSSAAAAAAGVCAANALADNALATDQVVQVVSSFEGHPDNAAASVLGGAVVSWTDTPVDGETAPQYHAIGVDVHPDIRATAFIPDFTASTNAVRRVLPSDVSHIDARFNVSRTAVMTVALRTNPELLWEGTRDRLHQPYRADALPVSAEWVNRLRNRGYAAYLSGAGPTIMVLSTEDLPAEIVDTASSEGLRVLTLPIAGPIQVNRKKLG; from the coding sequence GTGCCACATGACATACCGGTGGGGCGCTCAGTAACGGTGCGCGTGCCAGCGTCGTCGGCCAATTTAGGACCTGGATTCGACACCCTTGGCTTGGCTGTGGGGCTGTATGACATCGTGACCGTCGAGGTCACTCCTTCTGGTTTAACCGTTGACGTCCAGGGTGAAGGTGCCGGTGAGGTCCCCCTCGATGGAACTCATTTGGTGGTTCGGGCGATCCGTGAAGGGCTCCGCGCGGCACATGCCGACGTGCCTGGTCTGGCGGTGTCCTGTGAAAATGCGATTCCCCAATCACGTGGTCTTGGCTCGTCAGCGGCGGCTGCAGCTGCTGGGGTATGTGCTGCCAATGCCCTGGCAGATAACGCCCTCGCCACCGATCAGGTTGTCCAAGTAGTCAGTTCTTTTGAGGGACACCCTGACAATGCGGCAGCATCCGTGCTGGGCGGTGCAGTAGTGTCCTGGACAGATACACCAGTCGATGGTGAAACTGCGCCCCAGTACCATGCGATCGGCGTGGATGTTCACCCTGACATTCGCGCGACGGCCTTTATACCCGATTTCACAGCGTCGACGAATGCGGTGCGCCGAGTACTGCCCAGTGACGTGAGCCATATTGACGCACGATTTAACGTATCCCGAACGGCAGTCATGACGGTCGCACTGCGTACCAACCCAGAATTGTTGTGGGAAGGCACGAGGGATCGCCTTCACCAGCCCTACCGTGCAGATGCCTTGCCGGTCTCTGCAGAATGGGTTAACCGCCTGCGTAACCGCGGTTATGCAGCGTATTTATCGGGTGCCGGCCCCACCATCATGGTTTTGTCTACCGAGGATCTGCCCGCTGAAATCGTCGATACGGCATCCTCCGAAGGGCTTCGTGTCCTGACGCTACCCATCGCCGGGCCTATCCAGGTCAATCGCAAAAAACTGGGATGA
- a CDS encoding long-chain fatty-acid--CoA ligase, producing the protein MKSTMMDVPLSVTQIFTYGASVFGDTEVTSWGTSGPETITFSALAGRAAACAHALRSLCGIDADQRIGTMMDNCAEHLEVFFASSCMGAVFTPLNSHLSDDQIIHIINYADQKVIVVSPRNAPRLARLIADCPGVDHIVIASGSSVQRAEAVAAFDAVPKPHFSVTDYEAFIDGQSTEFPWPDLPEDTAAALCFSTGTEGAPKGVAYSHRSMFLHSQSLLGVDSFAITNGVSFLCCVPIYHVLSWGVPLAAWMAGAPLIFPGEDLSAPRLAQVIATSMPRTAHGVPTLWVSLFSYYFHNPPKRMSLREIFAGGAPVPPVLIKVWEEKFGVDVIHCWGMTETSPVGTVSRPPAGLSGETRDLYRESQGRFPVAMNFRIADDAGHVLKGHDRNQGEIQVRGNWVTGSYFHSPTGEGDGPASRFRGEAIDYADDRFTDDGWFRTGDVGSINRDGFLTVNDRIRDVIRSGGEWIYSAELENYVVDAPPVLECAVIGYPDETWGERPLAVTVLADGVERSAATAERLRTRLRGVIPGWMIPEYWAFVDTIDKTSVDKYDKKDLRQHLADGKLDVISLQGPRRSGDSYGDPSSSSSPSQG; encoded by the coding sequence ATGAAGTCGACGATGATGGACGTGCCTCTTTCTGTCACCCAAATTTTCACCTATGGTGCCAGTGTTTTCGGGGACACAGAGGTAACGAGTTGGGGCACATCCGGGCCAGAGACCATCACGTTTTCAGCGCTCGCCGGCCGAGCCGCTGCATGTGCTCATGCTCTACGGTCCCTCTGCGGTATCGACGCCGACCAACGCATCGGAACCATGATGGACAATTGCGCGGAGCATCTCGAAGTATTTTTCGCCTCGTCCTGCATGGGAGCCGTTTTTACCCCCCTGAACTCGCATCTTTCCGACGATCAAATCATCCACATCATCAACTACGCGGACCAAAAAGTCATCGTCGTTTCGCCCCGCAATGCACCGCGCTTGGCCAGGCTCATCGCCGACTGTCCGGGAGTGGATCACATCGTCATTGCTTCCGGATCATCGGTGCAGCGGGCTGAGGCCGTCGCTGCGTTCGATGCTGTCCCTAAGCCCCATTTTTCGGTCACCGATTATGAGGCTTTTATCGACGGACAATCCACGGAGTTTCCGTGGCCCGATCTTCCCGAAGACACCGCTGCTGCCCTCTGTTTTTCGACGGGCACTGAGGGGGCACCCAAGGGGGTGGCCTATTCCCACCGGTCTATGTTCTTGCACTCGCAGTCATTGCTGGGGGTGGATTCCTTCGCCATCACTAATGGCGTGTCCTTCCTGTGTTGTGTTCCCATTTATCACGTTCTGAGCTGGGGCGTTCCTCTTGCAGCCTGGATGGCTGGCGCACCGCTCATCTTTCCTGGCGAGGATCTTTCGGCGCCTCGTCTTGCGCAGGTGATTGCCACCTCTATGCCTCGTACGGCACATGGGGTCCCGACATTATGGGTTTCGCTCTTTTCCTACTATTTCCACAACCCACCGAAGCGTATGAGTCTTCGGGAGATTTTCGCTGGTGGCGCTCCTGTTCCTCCGGTGCTCATTAAAGTGTGGGAAGAAAAGTTTGGTGTCGACGTCATTCATTGCTGGGGAATGACAGAAACGTCACCCGTGGGGACAGTATCGCGCCCACCAGCAGGCTTAAGCGGGGAGACGAGGGATCTATACCGCGAATCCCAGGGTCGTTTCCCTGTCGCTATGAATTTTCGTATTGCCGACGATGCCGGCCATGTTCTGAAAGGTCATGATCGCAACCAAGGCGAAATCCAAGTGCGCGGCAACTGGGTGACCGGGTCCTACTTCCATTCACCGACGGGCGAAGGCGATGGGCCTGCTTCCCGTTTCCGCGGCGAAGCCATCGATTATGCCGATGATCGTTTTACCGACGACGGATGGTTCCGTACAGGAGACGTCGGCTCTATTAACCGTGATGGGTTCTTAACGGTCAATGATCGCATTCGCGATGTCATCCGCTCAGGTGGGGAATGGATTTACTCAGCCGAATTAGAAAACTATGTTGTCGACGCTCCCCCGGTTCTTGAGTGTGCTGTTATTGGGTATCCCGATGAGACATGGGGTGAGCGACCGTTGGCAGTGACTGTCCTTGCCGACGGAGTTGAGCGGTCGGCGGCGACAGCGGAGCGTCTTCGCACACGATTGCGTGGGGTCATTCCCGGGTGGATGATCCCCGAATACTGGGCATTCGTCGACACCATCGATAAGACAAGCGTCGATAAATATGACAAAAAGGACCTGCGGCAACACCTTGCTGACGGAAAGTTGGATGTCATTTCGTTACAAGGCCCCCGTCGCAGTGGCGATAGCTATGGGGATCCGAGTTCCTCTAGCTCACCATCGCAGGGCTAG
- the rho gene encoding transcription termination factor Rho has protein sequence MTDTDTNNLAAMRIPELKALAAEKGIRGLSGLRKGDIIAAIQAADAGQPYSRPRRSTRKAGEPKAESHQSDNSESPNSESSADGDGRGSGADNRQNSNDGRRGDEHTGGSDSHSDDDNGRDNDDSDDSRHHGYKSRSQARRARRHRARHNTHSNDGNDRNTSSRDSSDESEDNNSRHDGDRNNNNDHRRSNDDRDDRYGRNDDNSGDNNDHNGRGSRNNQDHRGGRNNRNDRDNRNDRGGRNNRNDRNNRGNRRNRRNRDNRDNQNPNQLREGETFQPIAGILDVVDNNTAFIRTSGYQSGPNDVFVSMNMVRSQGMRRGDAVTGQIKVREDGSSRPQHGRGRNRQKFAPLARVDTVNGMTPEEAKARPEFAKLTPLYPNQRLRLETDQKKLTTRVIDLIMPIGKGQRALIVSPPKAGKTTILQDVANAITTNNQECYLMVVLVDERPEEVTDMQRSVNGEVIASTFDRPPSEHTTVAELAIERAKRLVEAGQDVVVLLDSITRLGRAYNNSSPASGRILSGGVDSNALYPPKRFLGAARNIENGGSLTIIATAMVETGSAGDTVIFEEFKGTGNAELKLDRKISERRVFPAVDVNPSGTRKDELLLAPDEARVMHKLRRILSALDPQQAIDLLIKQLRKTKNNGEFLMQIASSAPMSVPGDDDE, from the coding sequence GTGACTGATACGGACACGAACAACCTGGCCGCTATGCGCATCCCGGAATTGAAGGCGCTAGCTGCCGAAAAGGGGATTCGAGGACTCTCAGGGCTGCGCAAGGGGGATATTATCGCAGCCATTCAGGCCGCCGACGCTGGTCAGCCGTATTCTCGGCCTCGTCGATCCACACGGAAAGCGGGGGAACCGAAGGCTGAGTCCCACCAGTCGGATAACTCGGAATCGCCTAATTCCGAATCGTCGGCAGACGGAGACGGACGTGGCTCCGGCGCCGATAACCGCCAGAACAGCAACGACGGTCGTCGCGGAGACGAGCACACTGGTGGCTCCGACTCCCACTCTGACGATGACAACGGTCGTGACAACGATGATTCTGACGATTCCCGCCATCACGGGTACAAATCGCGTTCCCAGGCACGCCGTGCGCGTCGTCACCGTGCTCGTCACAACACGCATTCCAACGACGGTAATGACCGGAATACCTCGTCCCGCGATTCATCCGATGAGTCGGAAGACAACAATTCTCGCCATGATGGTGACCGGAATAACAATAATGATCATCGACGGTCTAATGATGACCGAGATGACCGTTATGGCCGCAATGACGACAACTCCGGTGACAACAACGACCACAATGGTCGAGGTAGCCGCAACAACCAGGACCACCGGGGTGGCCGCAATAACCGCAATGATCGTGACAATCGGAACGACCGTGGAGGCCGCAACAACCGCAACGACCGTAATAATCGCGGCAACCGGCGGAACCGTCGCAACCGGGATAATCGCGACAACCAGAACCCGAATCAGCTTCGCGAAGGTGAAACTTTCCAGCCCATCGCGGGCATCCTCGATGTTGTCGACAACAACACCGCGTTCATCCGCACATCGGGGTACCAGTCCGGGCCGAATGATGTTTTTGTGTCCATGAACATGGTACGTTCCCAGGGAATGCGTCGCGGTGACGCGGTGACTGGTCAGATTAAGGTTCGTGAGGACGGGTCAAGCCGTCCCCAGCATGGTCGCGGCCGGAACCGGCAAAAGTTCGCCCCCTTAGCGCGGGTGGACACGGTCAATGGCATGACGCCGGAGGAAGCCAAGGCGCGCCCCGAGTTCGCCAAGCTCACACCGCTGTACCCGAACCAGCGGTTGCGGTTGGAAACCGATCAAAAGAAACTCACGACGCGTGTGATTGACCTCATCATGCCCATTGGTAAGGGGCAGCGCGCGCTGATCGTGTCCCCGCCGAAGGCCGGTAAAACGACGATTCTGCAGGACGTCGCTAATGCCATTACGACGAATAATCAAGAGTGCTATCTCATGGTTGTTCTTGTCGACGAGCGTCCTGAAGAAGTTACCGATATGCAGCGTTCGGTTAATGGCGAAGTGATTGCCTCGACGTTTGACCGTCCGCCGAGCGAGCACACCACCGTCGCTGAGCTAGCGATCGAACGGGCTAAGCGCCTTGTTGAAGCTGGTCAGGACGTCGTTGTGCTGTTGGATTCCATTACCCGACTGGGTCGCGCCTACAACAACTCCTCTCCGGCGTCGGGACGGATCCTCTCCGGTGGTGTGGATTCCAACGCCCTCTACCCGCCAAAGCGGTTCTTGGGTGCAGCACGCAACATCGAAAACGGTGGTTCGCTGACCATTATTGCGACGGCGATGGTCGAGACTGGGTCCGCGGGCGACACTGTCATATTCGAGGAATTCAAGGGCACGGGTAACGCAGAGCTGAAGCTCGACCGGAAGATTTCGGAGCGTCGAGTCTTCCCAGCTGTCGACGTGAACCCGTCAGGAACCCGTAAGGATGAGCTGCTCTTGGCTCCC